In Nicotiana tabacum cultivar K326 chromosome 17, ASM71507v2, whole genome shotgun sequence, one DNA window encodes the following:
- the LOC107823213 gene encoding uncharacterized protein LOC107823213, with translation MELEQNRKRWLAANVVDNSEGLVMSMDFFIDRAKNISDAIDFSDFEKHYYKLINLSWVLGGIYIPVVLVMSYFNYYYGQDSSSLDEARSTWSSGCCLFKNYQYGALLSA, from the exons ATGGAATTGGAACAGAACAGGAAAAGATGGCTAGCAGCTAATGTTGTGGATAACAGTGAAGGTCTTGTCATGAGCATGGATTTTTTTATTGACAGAGCTAAGAATATTTCTGATGCTATAGATTTTTCTGACTTTGAGAAACATTATTATAAGTTGATCAATTTGTCTTGGGTGCTCGGAGGTATCTACATTCCTGTTGTGCTGGTCATGTCATATTTCAACTATTACTATg GACAGGATTCCTCGTCACTTGATG AGGCAAGAAGTACATGGAGCAGTGGATGTTGTCTCTTTAAAAATTATCAATATGGTGCACTGCTGTCTGCCTAG